Sequence from the Bacteroidales bacterium genome:
GGAGTATACACTAATACTATAGATTTGAACAGCTGGATTATTATTGCAGCTATTGTGGTTCCTTCTGCAATTTTTGGTGATTTAGTTGAATCTATGCTTAAGCGTAGCATTAATGTTAAAGATAGCGGAAACATTATGCCGGGACATGGAGGAGTTTTAGATCGCTTTGATGCTGCTAATTTCGCATTGCCTTTTGTCGTTTTTTTTCTATATTTGCTGATGTAAATTGAAGGTATCTGGGGTTAAATTATTGTTTTTAGTTTAAAAAATAAAAATTAAATAATTTATCTTAGTTACTGCTAATTTAAAACACTGCCAATGAAACTTCATAAAGAAGGTTATGTTACTGCTATTGTAGCTTTTATATTGTTTTTCTGCTTAACAGCAGGTCTTATTCTTGTTTTACCTTCTATTATTTGGTTGCAAGTATTGATTGCCCTGATATTTGCCATTATTTATTTTCGTACTGTTTATTTTTTCCGTGTTCCAAAGCGTCAGTTTATTCGTGATGAGCATGCTATTTTGGCTCCCGCTGATGGTGAGATAGTTGCTATTGAGGAAGTGTTTGAAGAAGAATTTTTAAAACTAAAATGCATACAGATTTCTGTTTTTATGTCTCCTTCCGACATTCATATTAACTGGATGCCTGCTTCTGGTCTTATAGAGTATTTTAAACATCATTCAGGAAAACATATGGTAGCTTGGCATCCTAAATCATCTACTCTTAACGAACGTACAAGTATTGGGGTTCAATTAGAAAACGGCGCAAAAATCCTTGTTCGTCAGATTGCCGGTGCTATGGCTCGAAGAATTGTTTGTTATGCTAAAGTTGGAGAAAGTTTGAATCAGAGTGAAGAAATAGGATTTATTAAATTTGGCTCTCGTGTTGATGTATTTCTTCCCCTTGGGACAGAAATTAGTGTTGCTTTAAAAGATTTGGTTGTCGGTGGACGAACGACTTTAGCAAAAATTTAGTGCACTTTCCGTATGTATTTTATGAAATTTCAAATTGTATTTGAAATTTTACTTATGCCTTCTTCATATTTATTTTAATAAATATCGTAATTTTAGCCTTTAAATAAGTAAAAAATATATCTATGAATAAAACTGTTTTAATCTTCTGGCCCAAGAGTGGTAATGTTGAGAATGCTGCTAATATGATTGCAAAAGAATATAATGATATTGACATTATACCATTAAACGAAGTAACTGATGACGTCTTGGTTAAATATGATAATTTTGTTGTTGGCGGTTCTTCATTAGGAGCAGAAACGTGGGAAGGAACAAAAAGTGAGAGTCCTTGGAATATTTTCTTTGCAGCTTTACAAAAACATGATTTTGTAACTAAAAAAGTGGCTCTATTCGGTTTAGGCGACCAGGTTTTGTGGCCATCTAATTTTGTGGATGGCTTAAGAATTATTTACGATGCATTTACCGAAGCCGGTGCTCAGTTAATGGGAAAATGGTCAACAGAAGGATACGACTTTACGGATTCAAAAGCTGTAAATGGAGATTATTTTGTTGGGCTGGCTTTAGATGAAGATCAACAAGATGACATTAGCGAAGAGCGCATTAAAGCTTGGGTAAAACAAATAAAAGAAGAGTTCTAAGCTCTCTTTCTAATAAAAAAAATAGTCTGAGTATTTTGTTAATACTCAGACTTTTATATTTTCCTAACTTAGTACTTATGGTAAAAAATATCATTTTCGACTTTGGCGGTGTTATTTACAATATCGATCACTTAAAAACCAAAGAGGCATTTCTTAAATTAGGAATTAAAGACTTTGATGAGCTCTACGGACATGCTGTACAAACTCAATTATTTGAAGACTTTGAGATTGGAAAAATTTCACCATTTGTTTTTAGGAATACTATTCGAGAACATCTTCCTGAAAATACTTCCGATAAAAAAATTGATCAGGCTTGGAATGCGCTTTTAGTGGGTTTTGTAACGGAAAGATTAGAGTTGTTAGAAAAAGTCGGGAAGCATTATTGCACTTTCTTGCTTAGTAATACTAATCAGATTCATTATCAGCAATATATGCGCGAATTGAAAATGCAAAATCGTTTTCGAAATTTTTTAGCAGCTTTTGATAAACTGTATTTTTCACATCAAGTTGGAATGAGAAAACCCGATGAGCGAATTTTTAATTTTTTAATTCAAGATAATTTAATTAAAGCCGAGGAAACTGTTTTTATTGACGATTACGACATAAATATTTCGGCGGCAAATAGTGTTGGACTCAGAGGATTGTGGCTAAAGCCCGGACAGGATCTATTCGATATCTTTACCCAAGATGGTTATTTAATAGATTAAGATGTTTCGTGTTTATTTGCTTTTTTATCTTCTGCCATCATTCGGTAAATAGTAGATTTACCTATCTGTAGTCGGTTGGCAACATTAGGAATATCATTATCATATTTTTTTAAAAAAATCTTTACAATTTGCATATCGTATTCTTTTAAAGTCATTTCTTTTAAGAATAAATCATCCATCCTATCTGCCGAATTAAAATGTATATCCGATTCTTTAATAGTTAATCCGTTTGATAATACAATTGCTAGCTCTATAATAGACTGAAGTTCACGTATGTTACCGGGGAAATGATAGCTGTTTAATTTATAGATTGCTTCCGGACTTAGCTCTTTTGGTGCTACGTTATTTTCTTTTGAGAAATGTTTTATAAAATATTGGCTTAATAAAATTATATCGCTGCCTCTATCGCGAAGCGGTGGAATTTCAATAGGAAGACCCAATAATCTATAATATAAATCTTCTCTAAAATTTCCTTTTTTAACTTCTTGCGATAAATTTTTATTGGTGGCTGTTATTACTCTGCAATCTACTTTTTTTACTTTATTACTCCCTAATCTTGAAAATTCTCCATCTTGTAATACTCTTAAAAGCTTAGTTTGCATATTTATGTCCATATCGCCAATTTCATCTAAAAATAGTGTTCCGAGATGAGCCTCTTCAAATTTTCCGTTTTTTGACTGATTTGCACCCGTAAAAGCTCCTTTGTCATATCCGAAAAGTTCACTTTCTATTAGTTCTTTAGGAATAGCTGAGACATTTATTGCCACTAAATTTTGGTTTTTGCGTTTTGAATTATAATGGATAGATTTTGCTACTAACTCTTTTCCTGTCCCGGTTTCTCCGGTAATTGAAACGGTAATATTACTTCTAACTGCCTTCTCCATCAATTCAAAAACGTGTAGGATGGCAGAACTTTTTCCTTTTATTAAATTGCTAAAGCGATATTTCTTTCTTATTTCTTGTTCAAGAGATAGAACCTTTCGTTCTAACATCACTTTTTCATGGATATTAGACATTACCTTACGAAGCTTTTTAATCATATCGTCAGATTTAACCATATAATTATAAGCACCGTCTCTCATTAAATTCAGAGCAGTAAGAACATCTTGTTGACCCGAAACAACTAGGACAGGTATATTTGGATCAAAGGCTATAATTTTCTGTAATATTTCGGCACCTGTAGTGTCGGGTAATAAATAATCTAAGGTAACAGCATCAGGAGTTTCGTTAAGATGCTTCAAAAAGCTTTCGCCATTGTAAAATGTTTCGACTTCGTAATCGGGATTCATTTCCAATTCATAAGCCATTCTACGGGCTAATATTTTATCATCTTCAACAATAAATATTTTAAAAGTACTCATAGACTTTTTATGTTAATTCTAAATTAGGGAAAAATTAATTCTTATTTTTTTTGCGTTTAACTAATTATATTTACGTGTCTTAGAATTAGAAGTAAAATAAAAAGTATTTTGAATTCTAATTTTAAGAATTATAAACTGATACGTATCAAAGAACATAAAGGTTCTGTTTTTGATAAAAAAGCAGTATTTTTGACACGGCAATAAAGATATATACATCTTAAATTTTTTAATTAATATGCCCATTCTAGAAAATTATTCGGCAGGAAAGCAATTCTTTGCTCTTCTTCTTATTTTATTAGCATCATTTTTTATACTCACTCCCTTTGGGATATTAATTGCTGTTCCTTTTATAGATGGAAATATTTTTACAGCTATGGGGAATATGGAGCTTGCTAAGACGCCTCAAGATATAGCCTTGCTTAAATATTTTCAAATTATTAGTCAGATTGCTATTTTTATTGCCTCCAGCTTCTTTTTCGCTTTATTGGTGAATAAGAGACCGCTATCTTTTTTTACTTTGAATAAGAGCCCTAAAATAAACTTGATAGTGATTGCTATAGTAATTGGATTTGTGAGCTCCCCTTTTTTGAATTGGGTAATGGAATTAAACTATAGACTTCATCTTCCATCGGCTTTTGCTTCTTTAGAAAATTGGATGCGCCAAATGGAAATTGATGCTACTAAATTAACCGAGATATTTTTAAGCGGTAACGGATGGTCAACTTTGCTAGTCAATTTATTGATGATGTCTGTTTTAGCGGGTTTAGGCGAAGAATTACTCTTAAGAGGCATCGTGCAGCCACTTTTTATACGAATAACTAAAAATGCTCATTTAGGGATATGGTTGGCAGCTGCTTTATTTAGTTTAATGCATTTCCAATTTTTTGGATTTATTCCCCGCATGCTTTTAGGAGCTTTATTTGGTTACTACTATTATTGGTCGCGTAATTTATGGATTCCAATTATTGCACATATTTTAAACAATGGAGTTATAGTGGTCTATGCTTTTTTTAGTGGTACTACTGAGATAGCACCTAATATGGACGAGTTTAATGCTGATAACCCTATTACATTGTTTACAATTTTAAGTATTTTATTAAGTATCTTTTTAAGTATTGCAGGTTTATGGTTTTTTTATAGCGAAAGAGTAAAGGATAGGGTTTAATATTTGGATAACAATATTATAAATGCAGTATTCTTTTGTTGCATAATAGCTAATTATAATTTTTGCTCCGAATATTTGTCAAGCACATTTTCTAAATACTGTCGCTGTGCATTTTCTTAAGGTGGCTTTAAATGTTTTACGTGAAGAATACACTATCGATATTTCAAACTTCTCAAACGGGATTTATTTGTTGACTATCTACGCTGACAATCAACAGAAAACAATAAAAATTATTAAAAAGTAGATTTTTCATTCTATATTTTAAATGGGTATAAATAAAATAATAGATTAAAAGCAGTTGGGCTTGGATCTTTTATTTCATGGCTTTCAGAGTATATAAAAAAAGGCCACTCAATTTGAGTGGCCTTTTTATGTGTATAGAAATTGCTTCTATTTTTTTTCCTGTTCTTGAGTTACAGAGTAACTAACTTTAAACGCTCCTACTTTACGTAATTCTTGTTTAATATCGGTTACTATACCCATTTTAGTGTCCTTATCTACTTTTAAAGAAGTAATAAGAAATTTTCTATCTGCCTCATCTCTAGCTTCACGTTCTTTAGCAATAAATTCCGGAATAGCGTCGACGGAGCCAAAAGCATCATTTAGCTGAATACGTGTATTTGTTCCCAGTTTTGTTTGAACGGGTTCTCCAACATAAATAAAACTTACTAATGATTTCTTTTCCAGTTTTACTACTTCCTTAGCATCAGGTGCAGCTACTTTAACTAACAGCTCTGTTTCGCGCATTACTGTAGTAACCATGAAGAAAAATAAAAGCATAAAAATAATATCAGGCAAAGAGGCCGTTGATATACCGGGAGTATCTTTTCCTCCCTTTTTTTTGAATCTTGACATTTTTTCTCCTTCTTTAATTATTTACCACCGATATCCTCAGGTTCCGCCTCGGATACACGTGATGGAATTGCTTTATTAATTGCTTTCTTCTGATCCTCATTAATATCTGCATATTTCCTGCCAAACTTTTTCATAGATAGCTCATTTTTAAGTTCTGTAAAAGCTTGTGCTAGCTTATCCTGAACAGCAATATACATTTTATAAGATGTACCACGGTCATT
This genomic interval carries:
- a CDS encoding phosphatidylserine decarboxylase family protein; this encodes MKLHKEGYVTAIVAFILFFCLTAGLILVLPSIIWLQVLIALIFAIIYFRTVYFFRVPKRQFIRDEHAILAPADGEIVAIEEVFEEEFLKLKCIQISVFMSPSDIHINWMPASGLIEYFKHHSGKHMVAWHPKSSTLNERTSIGVQLENGAKILVRQIAGAMARRIVCYAKVGESLNQSEEIGFIKFGSRVDVFLPLGTEISVALKDLVVGGRTTLAKI
- a CDS encoding flavodoxin, which encodes MNKTVLIFWPKSGNVENAANMIAKEYNDIDIIPLNEVTDDVLVKYDNFVVGGSSLGAETWEGTKSESPWNIFFAALQKHDFVTKKVALFGLGDQVLWPSNFVDGLRIIYDAFTEAGAQLMGKWSTEGYDFTDSKAVNGDYFVGLALDEDQQDDISEERIKAWVKQIKEEF
- a CDS encoding HAD family phosphatase translates to MVKNIIFDFGGVIYNIDHLKTKEAFLKLGIKDFDELYGHAVQTQLFEDFEIGKISPFVFRNTIREHLPENTSDKKIDQAWNALLVGFVTERLELLEKVGKHYCTFLLSNTNQIHYQQYMRELKMQNRFRNFLAAFDKLYFSHQVGMRKPDERIFNFLIQDNLIKAEETVFIDDYDINISAANSVGLRGLWLKPGQDLFDIFTQDGYLID
- a CDS encoding sigma-54-dependent Fis family transcriptional regulator, whose amino-acid sequence is MSTFKIFIVEDDKILARRMAYELEMNPDYEVETFYNGESFLKHLNETPDAVTLDYLLPDTTGAEILQKIIAFDPNIPVLVVSGQQDVLTALNLMRDGAYNYMVKSDDMIKKLRKVMSNIHEKVMLERKVLSLEQEIRKKYRFSNLIKGKSSAILHVFELMEKAVRSNITVSITGETGTGKELVAKSIHYNSKRKNQNLVAINVSAIPKELIESELFGYDKGAFTGANQSKNGKFEEAHLGTLFLDEIGDMDINMQTKLLRVLQDGEFSRLGSNKVKKVDCRVITATNKNLSQEVKKGNFREDLYYRLLGLPIEIPPLRDRGSDIILLSQYFIKHFSKENNVAPKELSPEAIYKLNSYHFPGNIRELQSIIELAIVLSNGLTIKESDIHFNSADRMDDLFLKEMTLKEYDMQIVKIFLKKYDNDIPNVANRLQIGKSTIYRMMAEDKKANKHETS
- a CDS encoding CPBP family intramembrane metalloprotease; this translates as MPILENYSAGKQFFALLLILLASFFILTPFGILIAVPFIDGNIFTAMGNMELAKTPQDIALLKYFQIISQIAIFIASSFFFALLVNKRPLSFFTLNKSPKINLIVIAIVIGFVSSPFLNWVMELNYRLHLPSAFASLENWMRQMEIDATKLTEIFLSGNGWSTLLVNLLMMSVLAGLGEELLLRGIVQPLFIRITKNAHLGIWLAAALFSLMHFQFFGFIPRMLLGALFGYYYYWSRNLWIPIIAHILNNGVIVVYAFFSGTTEIAPNMDEFNADNPITLFTILSILLSIFLSIAGLWFFYSERVKDRV
- a CDS encoding T9SS type A sorting domain-containing protein, translating into MHFLKVALNVLREEYTIDISNFSNGIYLLTIYADNQQKTIKIIKK
- a CDS encoding biopolymer transporter ExbD is translated as MSRFKKKGGKDTPGISTASLPDIIFMLLFFFMVTTVMRETELLVKVAAPDAKEVVKLEKKSLVSFIYVGEPVQTKLGTNTRIQLNDAFGSVDAIPEFIAKEREARDEADRKFLITSLKVDKDTKMGIVTDIKQELRKVGAFKVSYSVTQEQEKK